Proteins co-encoded in one Streptomyces sp. NBC_01283 genomic window:
- a CDS encoding VIT1/CCC1 transporter family protein, producing the protein MAIIETEAALHEAHRDNHTHRDVNGGWLRPAVFGAMDGLVSNLALMTGVAGGAVSQRTIVVTGLVGLAAGAFSMAAGEYTSVASQRELVEAELDVERRELRKHPADEEKELAELYESRGVEPGLAREVAKQLSKDPEQALEIHAREELGIDPGDLPSPLVAAVSSFGAFALGALLPVLPYLLGADTFWPALLLALIGLFGCGAVVAKVTARSWWFSGLRQLALGGAAAGVTYALGSLFGTAVG; encoded by the coding sequence ATGGCGATCATCGAGACCGAAGCGGCACTGCACGAGGCACACCGCGACAACCACACCCACCGCGACGTCAACGGCGGCTGGCTGCGCCCCGCCGTCTTCGGTGCGATGGACGGCCTGGTGTCCAACCTGGCCCTGATGACCGGTGTCGCCGGCGGGGCCGTCTCGCAGCGGACCATCGTCGTGACGGGCTTGGTCGGTCTCGCCGCCGGTGCCTTCTCCATGGCGGCCGGTGAGTACACCTCCGTGGCTTCGCAGCGTGAGCTCGTGGAGGCCGAACTCGACGTGGAGCGGCGCGAGTTGCGCAAGCACCCCGCGGACGAGGAGAAGGAGCTCGCCGAGCTGTACGAGTCGCGTGGCGTCGAGCCCGGCCTCGCCCGTGAGGTCGCCAAGCAGCTGTCCAAGGACCCCGAGCAGGCCCTGGAGATCCACGCGCGCGAGGAGCTGGGCATCGATCCCGGCGATCTGCCCTCCCCGCTCGTCGCCGCGGTCTCCTCCTTCGGCGCCTTCGCGCTTGGCGCCCTGCTCCCCGTCCTGCCGTACCTGCTCGGTGCCGACACGTTCTGGCCCGCGCTGCTGCTCGCGCTGATCGGGCTCTTCGGCTGCGGTGCCGTAGTGGCGAAGGTGACCGCGCGGTCCTGGTGGTTCAGCGGACTGAGGCAGCTCGCGCTCGGCGGGGCGGCGGCTGGTGTGACGTACGCCCTGGGCAGCTTGTTCGGTACCGCCGTAGGATGA
- a CDS encoding ADP-ribosylglycohydrolase family protein: MTGLTGVTGVTGAIGLRERARGALLGLAVGDALGAPAENMKPSEIRRRWGRITGYVAEHPSGTDDTEYAIFSGLLLARHGSALTVAHVEAAWHEWIADLDEGPFRGAGFSERGTLENLRRGLAAPISAQHRHAWSDGLAMRAAPFGVFAAGRPAEAARLVAIDGSVSHDGEGIYGGQAVAAGVSAAMGGAPVDSVVAAALAVIPEDCWTSRSLRRAVAVAHRGERAVRSAVVIGGYPWTDLAPEAVGLAFGAYAAASGRFPDAVLTAVNMGRDADTTAAVAGALSGASCGASAIPPPWAAAIGPARGSCLPSMRGHHVLDVAELLVSDRGVS, from the coding sequence ATGACGGGCTTGACCGGTGTGACAGGAGTGACCGGCGCGATCGGCTTGAGAGAGCGGGCGCGTGGCGCCCTTCTCGGCCTCGCGGTCGGCGACGCGCTGGGCGCGCCCGCCGAGAACATGAAGCCGTCGGAGATCCGCCGCCGCTGGGGACGCATCACCGGTTACGTCGCCGAGCATCCCTCGGGCACGGACGACACCGAGTACGCGATCTTCTCGGGGCTGCTGCTCGCACGGCACGGCTCGGCGCTGACCGTCGCGCATGTCGAGGCGGCCTGGCACGAGTGGATCGCCGACCTCGACGAGGGCCCCTTCCGGGGCGCGGGCTTCAGCGAACGCGGCACCCTGGAGAACCTGCGCCGCGGCCTCGCGGCGCCCATCTCGGCGCAGCACCGGCACGCGTGGAGCGACGGCCTCGCGATGCGGGCCGCGCCATTCGGGGTCTTCGCCGCGGGGCGGCCCGCCGAAGCGGCCCGGCTCGTCGCGATCGACGGCTCGGTCAGCCATGACGGCGAGGGAATCTACGGCGGGCAGGCGGTGGCCGCGGGGGTTTCGGCGGCGATGGGCGGGGCGCCGGTGGACTCCGTGGTGGCCGCTGCCCTGGCCGTCATCCCGGAGGACTGCTGGACGTCGCGTTCGCTGCGGCGGGCGGTGGCGGTGGCCCACCGGGGCGAGCGCGCGGTGCGCTCCGCGGTGGTGATCGGCGGCTATCCCTGGACCGACCTCGCCCCCGAGGCGGTGGGGCTCGCCTTCGGGGCGTACGCGGCGGCCTCCGGCCGGTTCCCCGACGCGGTGCTGACCGCCGTGAACATGGGGCGGGACGCGGATACGACTGCCGCTGTGGCCGGGGCATTGTCCGGCGCGTCCTGTGGGGCTTCGGCGATTCCCCCGCCGTGGGCGGCGGCGATCGGCCCTGCGCGGGGCAGCTGTCTCCCTTCCATGCGGGGTCACCATGTGCTGGATGTCGCGGAGTTGCTTGTTTCTGACCGGGGGGTCTCGTGA
- a CDS encoding ADP-ribosylglycohydrolase family protein, protein MPGASQSEAPGSRIEGLLLGLAAGDAAGWPAARHRAARMPEWTRRLTRELDTFAEQNATTTLPVPIALNQPPEPLRLGPSDDAEWAAFAAESLLRAADGTLDARLSPDRRVRAALDLAWNTLASEIAAAAARAPEVESAVLPLRARISVRAGLGNLATGLRPPATGHDNPHFFDDAACVRACVLALVHPGDPEQAAALAEFDARYTQDGDGVHGARAMAAAIAAALGGADVDATVDAALAQLPEHTEIGRNAWHAVKLARTQPEDGAFGLVPLLEHQIVDHVYSYGIAAAETVPVALALTTAARGRIRDAVPAAACLSRVADSAPALAGALTGALGTATAVPEAWRDACRTLSGCALPRLAGTDLVELAGHLAATELSAPGGQFRHDVTNAPGPRH, encoded by the coding sequence ATGCCGGGTGCCAGTCAAAGCGAGGCGCCCGGGTCCCGCATCGAGGGGCTCCTCCTCGGCCTCGCCGCAGGCGACGCCGCAGGATGGCCCGCTGCCAGGCACCGCGCCGCCCGCATGCCCGAGTGGACCCGCAGGCTGACCCGCGAGCTGGACACCTTCGCCGAGCAGAACGCCACCACCACCCTCCCCGTACCCATCGCGCTGAACCAGCCCCCGGAACCCCTGCGCCTGGGCCCCTCCGACGACGCCGAATGGGCCGCCTTCGCCGCCGAGTCGCTGCTCCGCGCGGCGGACGGGACCCTCGACGCCCGGCTGTCCCCGGACCGCCGGGTCCGCGCGGCCCTCGACCTCGCCTGGAACACCCTCGCCAGCGAGATCGCCGCGGCGGCGGCCCGCGCCCCCGAGGTCGAGTCCGCGGTACTCCCCCTGCGCGCCCGCATCTCCGTGCGCGCGGGCCTCGGCAACCTCGCCACCGGCCTGCGCCCGCCCGCCACCGGCCACGACAACCCCCACTTCTTCGACGACGCCGCCTGCGTACGCGCCTGCGTGCTTGCTCTGGTGCATCCGGGCGACCCCGAACAGGCCGCCGCCCTGGCCGAGTTCGACGCCCGCTACACCCAGGACGGCGACGGCGTGCACGGCGCCCGCGCGATGGCCGCGGCGATCGCGGCGGCGCTCGGCGGCGCGGACGTCGACGCGACCGTGGACGCCGCTCTCGCCCAGCTCCCGGAGCACACCGAGATCGGCCGCAACGCCTGGCACGCCGTCAAGCTCGCCCGCACCCAGCCGGAGGACGGCGCCTTCGGTCTCGTCCCGCTCCTGGAGCACCAGATCGTCGACCACGTCTACAGCTACGGCATCGCCGCCGCCGAGACCGTCCCGGTCGCCCTCGCCCTGACCACCGCGGCCCGCGGCCGTATCCGTGACGCGGTGCCCGCCGCCGCCTGCCTCTCCCGGGTCGCCGACTCCGCCCCCGCCCTGGCCGGGGCGCTGACCGGGGCGCTCGGCACGGCCACCGCCGTCCCCGAGGCCTGGCGCGACGCCTGCCGCACCCTCTCCGGCTGCGCGCTCCCCCGTCTCGCGGGCACCGACCTGGTGGAACTCGCCGGGCATCTCGCAGCCACGGAACTGAGCGCTCCGGGAGGACAATTCCGACATGACGTCACCAACGCCCCGGGGCCTCGCCACTGA